A stretch of the Mycobacterium shigaense genome encodes the following:
- a CDS encoding zf-HC2 domain-containing protein, with protein MDCELAREALSARLDGEREPVPSARVDEHVLGCAECQNWFDHVATDAHGLRRLARSRPDLARPRPFAIGGVMTKRPPKLTWPRWALVCAGIAQVALAIVQGLGLSVGLAHDHANSGHHLLNESTSWSVALGVMMVGAALWPGAAAGLAGVLTVFVGVLTGYVIVDELSGNVTIVRLLTHVPVAVGAAMAVLVWRRHPTSRPTSDGIENEPDIVLPHNASRGRRRGHLWPTDGSTA; from the coding sequence GTGGATTGTGAGCTAGCCCGTGAAGCGTTGTCGGCACGACTCGATGGCGAACGAGAACCGGTGCCCTCTGCCCGAGTCGACGAGCACGTCCTCGGGTGTGCCGAGTGCCAAAATTGGTTTGACCACGTGGCCACGGATGCGCACGGTCTGCGCCGGCTGGCGCGGTCTCGGCCGGATCTGGCGCGCCCGCGTCCTTTTGCGATCGGGGGAGTGATGACGAAGCGACCACCCAAGCTGACCTGGCCGCGTTGGGCCCTGGTGTGCGCGGGTATCGCGCAGGTTGCGCTGGCGATAGTGCAGGGGCTTGGGCTGAGTGTCGGATTGGCGCACGACCACGCTAATTCCGGGCACCACCTGCTCAACGAGTCCACATCGTGGTCGGTTGCACTCGGTGTGATGATGGTGGGCGCGGCACTGTGGCCGGGTGCCGCGGCAGGCCTCGCAGGCGTTCTCACGGTATTCGTCGGTGTTCTGACAGGTTACGTGATCGTTGATGAGCTCTCGGGCAACGTCACGATCGTTCGGTTGCTGACCCATGTCCCGGTGGCGGTCGGGGCCGCCATGGCGGTCCTCGTCTGGCGGCGTCATCCGACATCCCGGCCGACATCGGACGGGATCGAGAACGAACCCGATATCGTGTTGCCGCACAACGCATCCCGCGGACGGCGGCGCGGCCATTTATGGCCGACCGACGGATCCACGGCTTAG
- a CDS encoding MMPL/RND family transporter: MSEPTEVAPRVDQPLIPPFLPRMIHRLALPIVVVWLGVVFVTNTISPQLEVVSKRQSVSQSPRDAVSFQSMMHVGSTFKEFDTDSSAMILLEGDKPLGAEAHRYYDEIVKRLEQDKKHVQHIQDFWSDPLTAAGSQSHDQKAAYVQVYLAGNMGSAKSGESTDAVRKIVESVPAPPGIKAYVTGAGPLFADQSHAGEKGVAKVTMVTFLVIIVMLLFVYRSVITMLIMLLMVFIELAAARGVVATLGNYGIMGLSTFANNMLVLMAIAAGTDYAIFVVGRYHEARGLGEDRVKAFYTMFHSTAHVVLGSGLTIAGAMYCLSFCRLPYFSSLGVPCAVGMLVAVLAALTLAPAILTVASFFKLLDPKRQLQTRGWRRIGTAIVRWPAPVLAVTIAAALVGLLALPGYKTDYDTRHFLPADTPANVGYAAADRHFNQARLNPELLMIETDHDLRNPADFIVLDKVAKAVFHIPGIGRVQTITRPLGTPLDHSTLGFQMGAQAAGRIQTEHYQDEQANNLLKQAAELTKTMATLREQMQVTQDLSNTTHETTRLTKETVKITESLRDQIANFDDFLRPIRSYFYWEKHCYDIPVCWALRSIFNALDGIDQIAENIVNLSANLDKLDQIQPKLVALIPPQIESQQRNLDTIMSNYATTKGLNDQAKAQADNATAQGDAFDKSKNDDTFYLPPEAFKSPDFARGLKQFISPDGHAVRLIISHEGDPATPEGVSHIEPIKQAVHEAIKGTPWEGANVYLGGTAATYKDMHDGSNIDLLIAGIAAATLIFVIMLVITRSVVAACVIVGTVLLSLGASFGLSVLLWQYILGIKLHWMVLAMAVILLLAVGSDYNLLLISRFKEEIHAGLKTGTIRAMAGSGSVVTAAGLVFAATMATFAFSPLRVMAQVGTTIALGLLFDTLIVRSFMTPSLATLLGRWFWWPQHVRPRPASTMLRPYGPRPAVRELILSGVDESPPGGLVKKR, encoded by the coding sequence ATGAGCGAGCCCACCGAGGTTGCGCCGCGCGTTGATCAGCCGCTGATCCCGCCGTTCCTGCCGCGGATGATCCACCGGCTCGCGTTGCCGATCGTTGTGGTGTGGCTGGGCGTCGTCTTCGTCACCAACACCATCTCTCCGCAGCTGGAGGTCGTCTCCAAGAGGCAGTCGGTGTCGCAGAGTCCCAGGGACGCGGTGTCGTTCCAGTCGATGATGCATGTCGGATCGACGTTCAAGGAGTTCGATACCGACAGTTCGGCAATGATTCTGCTGGAGGGCGACAAGCCCCTGGGGGCCGAGGCGCATCGCTACTACGACGAGATCGTCAAGCGACTCGAGCAGGACAAGAAACACGTTCAGCACATCCAGGATTTCTGGAGTGATCCGCTGACCGCGGCCGGCTCCCAGAGCCACGACCAGAAGGCCGCGTACGTCCAGGTCTACCTCGCCGGCAACATGGGCAGCGCCAAATCCGGCGAATCTACGGACGCCGTCCGCAAAATCGTCGAATCGGTGCCGGCGCCGCCCGGAATCAAGGCTTACGTCACCGGGGCGGGTCCGCTGTTTGCCGATCAGTCCCACGCGGGTGAGAAGGGCGTCGCAAAGGTCACCATGGTCACTTTCCTGGTGATCATCGTGATGCTGCTGTTCGTCTACCGGTCGGTGATCACCATGCTGATCATGCTGCTCATGGTCTTCATCGAGTTGGCCGCGGCCCGCGGTGTCGTTGCGACGCTCGGAAACTACGGGATCATGGGCCTTTCGACGTTCGCCAACAACATGCTCGTGCTGATGGCGATCGCCGCCGGAACGGACTACGCGATCTTTGTGGTCGGCCGTTACCACGAGGCCCGCGGTCTCGGCGAAGACCGCGTCAAAGCGTTCTACACGATGTTCCACAGCACGGCCCATGTCGTGCTGGGTTCGGGGCTCACCATCGCCGGCGCGATGTACTGCCTGAGCTTCTGCCGGTTGCCGTATTTTTCGTCACTCGGCGTCCCCTGCGCCGTCGGCATGCTGGTCGCGGTGCTCGCGGCCTTGACCCTGGCCCCGGCGATCCTCACCGTGGCATCGTTCTTCAAGCTGCTGGACCCCAAGCGACAGCTGCAGACTCGGGGCTGGCGACGCATCGGCACCGCCATCGTCCGCTGGCCCGCACCGGTTCTCGCGGTGACGATCGCCGCCGCGCTGGTCGGCCTGCTCGCTTTGCCCGGCTACAAGACGGATTACGACACCCGCCACTTCCTGCCGGCCGACACCCCGGCCAACGTCGGTTATGCGGCTGCCGACCGGCACTTCAACCAGGCTCGGCTCAATCCCGAGCTGTTGATGATCGAGACGGATCACGACCTGCGCAACCCGGCCGACTTCATCGTCCTGGACAAGGTCGCCAAGGCGGTCTTCCACATCCCCGGCATCGGTCGAGTGCAGACCATCACCCGGCCGTTGGGCACGCCGCTCGACCACAGCACCCTCGGCTTTCAGATGGGCGCACAGGCCGCGGGCCGAATCCAGACCGAGCACTATCAGGACGAGCAAGCGAACAACCTACTGAAACAGGCGGCCGAGCTGACGAAGACGATGGCGACGCTGCGTGAGCAGATGCAGGTCACCCAAGACCTCAGCAACACCACGCACGAAACCACCAGGCTCACCAAGGAAACCGTGAAGATCACCGAGTCGTTGCGCGATCAAATCGCCAACTTCGATGACTTCCTGCGGCCGATCCGCAGCTACTTCTACTGGGAGAAGCACTGCTACGACATCCCGGTCTGCTGGGCACTCCGATCGATCTTCAACGCACTCGACGGCATCGACCAGATCGCCGAGAACATCGTGAACCTCAGCGCGAATCTCGACAAGCTGGACCAGATCCAGCCCAAGCTGGTCGCGTTGATACCCCCGCAGATCGAGAGCCAGCAGCGCAACCTCGACACCATCATGTCGAACTACGCGACCACCAAGGGTCTCAACGACCAGGCGAAAGCGCAGGCCGACAACGCCACCGCGCAGGGCGATGCCTTCGACAAATCGAAGAACGACGACACGTTCTACCTTCCGCCGGAGGCGTTCAAGAGCCCGGATTTCGCCCGGGGTCTCAAACAGTTCATCTCCCCGGACGGGCATGCGGTCCGGTTGATCATCTCGCATGAGGGCGACCCGGCGACTCCCGAAGGCGTCAGCCATATCGAGCCGATCAAGCAGGCCGTGCACGAGGCGATCAAGGGTACGCCCTGGGAGGGCGCCAACGTCTACCTCGGCGGTACCGCTGCGACGTACAAGGATATGCACGACGGCTCCAACATCGACCTGCTGATCGCCGGAATTGCCGCGGCCACACTGATTTTCGTCATCATGTTGGTGATCACTCGAAGCGTCGTCGCGGCCTGTGTGATCGTCGGTACGGTGTTGCTGTCGCTCGGCGCCTCGTTCGGGCTCTCCGTGCTCCTGTGGCAGTACATCTTGGGGATCAAGTTGCACTGGATGGTGCTGGCGATGGCGGTCATCCTGCTGCTGGCGGTCGGCTCGGACTACAACCTGCTGCTGATATCGCGGTTCAAGGAGGAAATCCACGCCGGGCTCAAGACGGGGACGATCCGCGCGATGGCCGGTTCGGGCTCGGTGGTGACCGCCGCCGGGCTGGTGTTCGCCGCCACCATGGCCACGTTCGCCTTCAGCCCGCTGCGGGTGATGGCACAGGTGGGTACGACGATCGCGCTGGGCCTGTTGTTCGACACCCTGATCGTGCGGTCGTTCATGACACCGTCGCTGGCCACCTTGCTCGGGCGCTGGTTCTGGTGGCCGCAGCACGTGCGTCCGCGGCCGGCCAGCACCATGCTGCGACCGTACGGACCGCGTCCCGCTGTGCGCGAGCTGATCCTCAGCGGCGTCGACGAAAGTCCACCGGGTGGACTGGTCAAGAAGCGCTAA
- a CDS encoding peroxiredoxin — MLPVGTPAPDFTLRDQNQQSVTLSGYRGAKNVLLVFFPLAFTRICQGELDRLRDHLPEFENDDSAVLAISVGPPPTHKVWAIESGFTFPVLSDFWPHGEVSAAYGVFNDKAGYPDRGTFVVDRAGIIRFAELKEPGEARDQRLWTDALATLQV, encoded by the coding sequence ATGCTCCCGGTTGGCACCCCGGCCCCGGATTTCACCCTGCGCGATCAGAACCAGCAGTCGGTCACGCTGAGTGGCTACCGCGGTGCCAAGAACGTGCTGCTGGTGTTCTTCCCGCTGGCATTCACCAGAATCTGTCAGGGCGAGCTGGACCGGTTGCGCGATCACCTCCCCGAATTCGAGAATGACGACAGTGCCGTGCTCGCGATCTCGGTGGGGCCGCCGCCCACGCACAAGGTCTGGGCGATCGAAAGCGGCTTCACCTTTCCCGTGCTGTCGGACTTCTGGCCGCACGGCGAGGTCAGTGCGGCCTACGGCGTGTTCAATGACAAGGCCGGCTATCCCGATCGCGGCACGTTCGTCGTCGACCGGGCCGGGATCATTCGGTTCGCGGAGTTGAAGGAGCCCGGGGAGGCGCGCGATCAGAGATTGTGGACCGACGCGTTGGCGACGTTGCAGGTCTGA
- a CDS encoding DUF5134 domain-containing protein: MIHNTVLRWIVTVLFVLSAAKCLFAVATGPRAWTPTVREVLHLVMSVAMVIMVWPWGMTLPTAAPLVFFLLAAAWFAATAVKVAHHRSLDSYHALMMLAMAWMYALMNGTLLPGQTGTPNGSDNVKPPHASMPDMSMPGMDMPDMPAASSSNGHPASIDAVNWLCAIGFGVAAAWWVYRYLAMRKTEPTSSFYRLTGSVTQAMMAAGMAIMFAMIL, from the coding sequence GTGATCCACAACACCGTCCTGCGGTGGATCGTTACGGTGCTGTTCGTATTGAGCGCCGCAAAATGTCTGTTCGCGGTCGCCACCGGCCCTCGTGCATGGACACCAACTGTGCGCGAAGTGCTGCACCTCGTCATGTCGGTCGCGATGGTGATTATGGTCTGGCCCTGGGGCATGACGCTACCCACGGCCGCTCCCCTGGTGTTCTTTCTGCTTGCCGCCGCCTGGTTCGCAGCGACCGCCGTCAAGGTCGCCCATCACCGCAGCCTCGACAGCTACCACGCCCTGATGATGTTGGCGATGGCGTGGATGTATGCCTTGATGAACGGCACTTTGCTTCCCGGTCAAACCGGCACACCCAACGGCTCGGACAATGTCAAACCGCCGCACGCAAGCATGCCGGACATGAGCATGCCCGGGATGGACATGCCCGATATGCCCGCCGCGTCGTCGAGCAATGGGCATCCCGCGTCGATCGACGCAGTGAACTGGCTTTGCGCAATAGGCTTCGGGGTCGCCGCCGCCTGGTGGGTCTATCGATACCTCGCTATGCGGAAAACGGAGCCGACATCGTCCTTCTATCGATTGACCGGGTCGGTAACCCAGGCGATGATGGCAGCTGGCATGGCCATCATGTTTGCCATGATTTTGTAA
- a CDS encoding DUF3052 domain-containing protein: MVAADDASNFARKLGVQRDQVVQEWGWDEDVDDDIRAAVEDACGGELLDEDTDEVVDVALLWWRDGDGDLVDTLMDAISPLAEDGVIWVLTPKTGKPGHVLPAEIAEAAPTAGLMPTSSVNLGDWSASRLVQPKSRTGKR; the protein is encoded by the coding sequence GTGGTCGCGGCGGATGACGCCTCGAACTTCGCTCGCAAGCTGGGCGTGCAACGAGACCAAGTTGTCCAGGAGTGGGGCTGGGACGAAGACGTCGACGACGATATTCGCGCCGCGGTGGAGGACGCCTGTGGCGGCGAGTTGCTCGACGAAGACACCGACGAGGTCGTGGACGTCGCGTTGCTGTGGTGGCGAGACGGCGACGGCGACCTGGTCGACACCCTGATGGACGCGATCAGCCCGCTGGCCGAAGACGGCGTCATCTGGGTGCTGACCCCCAAGACCGGCAAGCCCGGTCACGTGCTGCCCGCCGAGATCGCCGAGGCGGCGCCCACGGCGGGTCTGATGCCGACCTCGTCGGTCAACCTCGGTGACTGGAGCGCCAGCCGCCTGGTGCAACCGAAGTCCCGCACCGGGAAGCGTTGA
- a CDS encoding MmpS family transport accessory protein encodes MTTTEPWKESLASQGPPSSAEKPRPERAKKKGLFSRFWLVLTIAAVVALSGFMVYRLHGIFGVHAGSFGGGVNGDVLDQFNAKTITLEVWGSPGSTATINYLDENSHPQQALNVPLPWSTVLKSTKPGIPANLVAQGDGSWIACHFVVDNHDGRGAVIKGANQSPSNENVNAFVYCLDKSA; translated from the coding sequence ATGACGACCACCGAGCCATGGAAAGAATCGCTAGCGTCCCAGGGTCCCCCGAGCAGCGCGGAAAAACCCCGTCCGGAGCGCGCCAAGAAAAAAGGGCTGTTCAGCCGGTTCTGGCTCGTCCTCACCATTGCCGCCGTCGTCGCCCTATCGGGTTTCATGGTTTACCGGCTGCACGGCATCTTCGGCGTCCACGCGGGTTCGTTCGGCGGTGGCGTAAACGGCGACGTGCTCGACCAGTTCAACGCCAAGACGATCACGCTCGAGGTCTGGGGCTCGCCGGGCAGCACGGCGACCATCAACTACCTCGACGAGAACTCCCATCCGCAGCAGGCCCTCAACGTCCCCTTGCCCTGGAGCACAGTATTGAAGTCGACGAAGCCCGGCATCCCGGCAAACCTGGTAGCGCAAGGAGACGGCAGTTGGATCGCCTGCCACTTCGTCGTGGACAACCACGACGGGCGCGGTGCGGTGATCAAGGGTGCTAATCAATCGCCCTCCAACGAGAACGTCAATGCCTTCGTCTACTGCCTGGACAAGTCCGCATGA
- a CDS encoding cytochrome c oxidase assembly protein has protein sequence MVVTACPNTHGVIDERAFRIHLIIERLSVIWAVAAAVMVVVQAASNAGVAAPRLLAGAALGDAILASEMSRAWIVVTVAALVVAVGVRISVRWVPQFMLLLPAVIGVLAVPVSGNAGQGPDHDYATSAAIVFVVAVAALTGIKAAAVVSPPAGALARRVLTIETVCGAVSLGYGALLLLTLTNPGDLAGTGYGRAGIAAAVVLVLVWLADLAALGSARARTMPNSFSRNSIQAVCMIGVVALISSMATQTAPRLLTHRFTTWDVFLGYTLPGPPNVLMILTFWRFDTFLGTGAVTLAVAYGLGFLRLRRRGDHWPVGRLVAWLAGCLVLVFTSGSGVRAYGSAMFSVHMAEHMTLNMFVPALLVLGGPVTLALRALPPAGQGQPPGLREWLLWLVHSKVTAFLAHPITAFVLFVASLYLVYFTPLFDTLVRYHWGHELMSTHFLLVGYLFFWGIIGIDPGPRKLPFLGRLGLLFAVMPFHAFFGIATMTMTSVIGGLYYRYLGLPWLSSLSGDQHLGGAIAWGSSELPVVLVVVALVAQWAREDRRAAARSDRHADSGYADDDLDAYNAMLRELSRSRRR, from the coding sequence ATGGTGGTCACCGCGTGCCCCAACACCCACGGCGTCATCGATGAACGTGCGTTCCGCATTCACTTGATAATCGAGCGCTTGTCGGTGATCTGGGCGGTTGCGGCGGCAGTAATGGTGGTCGTTCAGGCGGCCAGCAATGCCGGCGTTGCGGCGCCGCGGCTACTCGCCGGTGCTGCGTTAGGCGACGCGATTCTTGCGTCCGAGATGTCGAGGGCCTGGATCGTTGTCACCGTTGCGGCCCTCGTCGTTGCGGTCGGCGTTCGGATCTCCGTCCGTTGGGTCCCGCAATTCATGCTGTTGTTGCCGGCCGTGATCGGAGTGCTCGCCGTGCCCGTGAGCGGTAACGCCGGGCAAGGGCCCGACCACGACTATGCGACGAGTGCAGCCATCGTGTTCGTCGTCGCCGTCGCAGCGTTGACGGGAATCAAAGCAGCCGCGGTGGTCAGTCCGCCCGCCGGCGCCCTTGCGCGACGCGTGCTGACCATTGAAACAGTCTGCGGAGCAGTCAGTCTCGGTTATGGCGCACTGCTGCTGCTGACGCTGACGAATCCTGGGGACCTCGCCGGGACGGGCTACGGTCGTGCAGGCATCGCCGCTGCCGTCGTGCTGGTCCTGGTGTGGCTCGCCGATCTCGCAGCACTGGGGAGCGCGCGTGCTCGTACGATGCCGAACTCCTTTTCCCGCAACAGTATCCAAGCGGTGTGCATGATCGGGGTTGTCGCGCTGATTTCGTCCATGGCGACGCAGACCGCGCCGCGACTGCTTACGCATCGGTTTACGACATGGGACGTTTTCCTCGGCTATACGCTGCCGGGACCGCCGAATGTGCTGATGATCTTGACCTTTTGGCGGTTCGACACCTTCCTCGGCACGGGCGCGGTGACCTTGGCTGTGGCCTACGGGCTCGGGTTTCTCCGCCTGCGCCGACGCGGAGACCATTGGCCGGTCGGACGCTTGGTCGCCTGGCTGGCGGGATGCCTGGTCTTGGTCTTCACCAGCGGCTCCGGGGTAAGGGCCTACGGATCGGCGATGTTCAGCGTGCACATGGCCGAACACATGACGTTGAACATGTTCGTGCCGGCGTTGCTGGTGCTCGGGGGGCCGGTGACCCTGGCATTGCGCGCTCTGCCGCCGGCCGGCCAAGGCCAACCGCCCGGCTTGCGAGAATGGTTGCTGTGGCTGGTGCATTCGAAGGTGACGGCCTTCCTCGCACATCCCATCACGGCCTTCGTGCTATTTGTGGCCTCGCTTTACCTGGTGTACTTCACCCCGCTCTTTGACACCCTGGTCCGCTACCACTGGGGCCACGAGCTGATGAGCACGCACTTCTTGCTGGTCGGCTACCTGTTCTTCTGGGGCATCATCGGTATCGACCCCGGACCCCGCAAGCTCCCGTTTCTGGGCCGGCTCGGATTGCTGTTCGCGGTGATGCCTTTCCATGCGTTCTTCGGCATCGCGACCATGACGATGACCTCAGTGATCGGCGGCCTGTACTACCGCTACCTCGGCCTGCCGTGGCTGTCGAGCCTCAGCGGCGACCAACATCTCGGTGGGGCGATCGCCTGGGGTTCCAGCGAACTGCCGGTGGTGTTGGTGGTCGTCGCTCTGGTTGCCCAGTGGGCCCGTGAGGATCGCCGGGCGGCGGCGCGTTCGGACCGCCATGCCGACTCGGGTTATGCAGACGACGATCTCGATGCCTACAACGCCATGCTGCGCGAGCTGTCACGTAGCCGGCGCCGATAG